In one window of Prevotella sp. E13-17 DNA:
- a CDS encoding AAA domain-containing protein → MNETLSPILELQQQRMLLQMEYDEEKKAFQEHTKTIGMLRRVSRGDAWMPLRLGKSYFNSLNQLCVEVYRNTDDDTDHNFEFGKPVQFFVQHEKDMHFFSMPGTVSYVDGDRMVVAVPDSFPVADLQVTDGQLGVQLFFDETSYRLMFEALERTMRAKGRLGYLRDLFYTRQKAETFSFPDMGFPYLNATQEHAVNEVLRAKDVAIVHGPPGTGKTTTLVEAIYETLRRESQVLVCAQSNMAVDWISEKLVDRGLNVLRIGNPTRVDDKMLSFTYERRFEAHPDYPQLWAIRKAIRELRAQRKRSDNWHQKMDRLKSRATEIEIRINTELFGEARVVACTLVGSANRLLDGMKFGTLFIDEAAQALEAACWIPIRRAGRVVFAGDHCQLPPTVKCYEALKGGLGRTLMERIAHLKPEVVTLLRIQYRMHEDIMRFSSDWFYHNQMVSAPEVKHRSILDLDLPMTWIDTSQYEGKEEFVGESFGRVNKTEAELTLLSLQAYFEMIGKERILDERLDVGIISPYRAQVQYLRQLVRKREFFKPFRHLISINTVDGFQGQERDIIIISLVRSNDEGQIGFLRDLRRMNVAITRARMKLIILGDRQTMTKHPFYRKLWEYIAALQ, encoded by the coding sequence ATGAACGAGACGCTGTCACCGATATTAGAACTTCAGCAGCAACGTATGTTGCTTCAGATGGAGTACGATGAGGAAAAGAAGGCTTTCCAGGAGCACACCAAGACCATTGGCATGCTGCGACGCGTGAGTCGTGGCGATGCGTGGATGCCATTGCGACTGGGCAAGAGCTACTTTAACTCGCTGAACCAGCTGTGCGTAGAGGTGTATCGGAACACCGACGACGACACCGACCACAACTTTGAGTTCGGCAAACCCGTACAGTTCTTTGTGCAACATGAGAAGGACATGCACTTCTTCTCTATGCCCGGCACGGTGAGCTATGTGGATGGTGACCGCATGGTGGTAGCCGTGCCAGACAGCTTTCCTGTTGCCGACCTGCAGGTGACCGACGGACAACTGGGCGTACAGCTGTTCTTCGACGAGACCAGCTACCGCCTGATGTTCGAGGCGTTGGAGCGCACCATGCGTGCCAAAGGGCGGTTGGGCTATCTGCGGGACCTGTTCTACACACGGCAGAAGGCAGAGACGTTCTCGTTTCCAGACATGGGGTTTCCCTACCTCAACGCCACCCAAGAGCATGCGGTCAACGAGGTGTTGCGTGCCAAGGATGTTGCCATCGTTCACGGACCGCCAGGAACAGGCAAGACCACGACACTGGTAGAGGCTATCTACGAGACCCTACGCCGCGAGAGTCAGGTGCTGGTATGCGCACAGAGCAACATGGCGGTGGATTGGATCAGCGAGAAACTGGTGGACCGCGGCCTCAACGTGCTGCGCATCGGCAACCCCACACGCGTGGATGACAAGATGTTGTCGTTCACCTACGAGCGACGCTTCGAGGCGCACCCCGACTATCCGCAGCTGTGGGCCATACGCAAAGCCATACGCGAACTGCGGGCGCAACGCAAGCGTAGCGACAACTGGCACCAGAAGATGGACCGACTGAAGAGTCGTGCCACGGAGATAGAAATACGCATCAATACCGAACTGTTTGGCGAAGCTCGCGTCGTTGCCTGCACACTGGTAGGCTCAGCCAACCGATTGCTGGACGGCATGAAGTTTGGCACGCTGTTTATCGACGAGGCAGCCCAAGCGCTTGAAGCTGCTTGTTGGATACCTATCCGCCGGGCCGGGCGCGTGGTCTTTGCCGGCGACCACTGTCAGCTGCCGCCTACCGTGAAGTGCTACGAAGCGCTGAAAGGCGGACTGGGGCGCACACTGATGGAGCGCATTGCCCACCTAAAGCCCGAGGTGGTGACGCTGCTACGCATACAATACCGCATGCACGAAGACATCATGCGCTTCTCCAGCGACTGGTTCTACCACAACCAGATGGTGTCGGCACCCGAGGTGAAGCACCGCAGCATTCTGGATCTGGACCTGCCCATGACATGGATTGACACGTCGCAGTATGAAGGCAAGGAGGAGTTCGTGGGCGAGTCGTTCGGACGCGTGAACAAGACCGAGGCCGAACTGACGCTGTTGTCGCTGCAAGCCTACTTCGAGATGATTGGCAAGGAACGCATTCTGGACGAACGACTGGACGTGGGCATCATCTCGCCCTACAGAGCACAGGTGCAGTACCTGCGCCAGTTAGTGCGCAAACGCGAGTTCTTCAAACCCTTCCGCCACCTGATCAGCATCAACACGGTGGATGGTTTCCAAGGACAGGAGCGCGACATCATCATCATCTCGCTGGTACGCTCGAA